From one Rosa rugosa chromosome 4, drRosRugo1.1, whole genome shotgun sequence genomic stretch:
- the LOC133706834 gene encoding uncharacterized protein LOC133706834, with amino-acid sequence MVRQISREQPPEPLDFFIWTVEDVGLWLEEINLGSYRQTFKENGVNGEYLEGMSMFTTEQILRFIRKYHMKWGDFITLCKELRRIKVACLKGEQKVRRPWWAPSCLSVVFVKVAEQNRQSRVVSLKLEP; translated from the exons ATGGTTAGGCAGATTAGCCGAGAGCAGCCACCGGAGCCTCTTGATTTCTTTATCTGGACTGTTGAG GATGTTGGTCTGTGGTTGGAAGAGATAAATCTGGGCAGTTACCGCCAAACATTTAAAGAAAATGGTGTCAATGGAGAGTACCTGGAAGGCATGTCCATGTTCACTACTGAGCAGATTCTTCGTTTTATAAGAAAATACCACATGAAATGGGGGGACTTTATCACGCTCTGTAAGGAACTAAGGCGAATTAAAG TCGCTTGCCTGAAAGGAGAGCAAAAAGTTCGCAGGCCATGGTGGGCTCCGTCTTGCCTCTCAGTAGTATTTGTGAAGGTGGCAGAGCAAAACAGACAATCACGCGTTGTTTCCTTGAAGCTGGAACCATAA
- the LOC133706572 gene encoding RING-H2 finger protein ATL20-like isoform X2 translates to MWINDLNWCMHKRFLDKDFSLVGTPFHFWHSLENYTYFKCPSKVVAIGSFAPISCLGDYNYNVIAVPSSWSTTEKPPPQSLCRAISTALLPASFGWGEFAVKLTWGVPDCRSCEATGRVCRPTVTSSHIECSTDGIPISAKTGIAIGVLIPAGLLCIVGYALYVAGRRDDGRVQETNRRGQLQELIEANGQPQVVTAGLDAQTIESYLKTQLGESLELPDPNDKTCSICLGEYQSKEMLRTIPECNHYFHVGCIDEWLRKNPTCPLCRNLPRTPEVSLVRPHDDHSMC, encoded by the exons ATGTGGATCAACGACCTAAACTGGTGCATGCACAaaagattccttgacaaagactTCAGTCTTGTAGGCACGCCTTTCCATTTCTGGCATAGCCTGGAAAACTATACCTACTTCAAGTGCCCGTCCAAAGTTGTGGCTATTGGGTCTTTTGCACCAATCTCTTGCCTTGGCGATTACAATTACAACGTCATTGCTGTCCCGTCGAGTTGGTCAACGACTGAGAAACCACCTCCTCAGTCTCTTTGTCGTGCAATTTCCACAGCTTTGCTTCCGGCAAGTTTTGGGTGGGGGGAGTTTGCTGTAAAGTTGACTTGGGGCGTTCCCGATTGTCGTTCTTGTGAAGCAACTGGTAGAGTTTGTAGGCCTACTGTGACAAGTTCGCACATTGAGTGCTCAACTGATG GTATCCCAATATCCGCAAAGACCGGCATAGCAATTGGCGTGTTGATTCCGGCAGGGCTGTTGTGCATTGTTGGATACGCACTCTATGTTGCGGGCAGGAGGGATGATGGTCGGGTCCAAGAAACAAACAGGCGTGGTCAGCTTCAAGAACTCATTGAAGCCAATGGACAACCTCAAGTAGTTACAGCGGGTCTTGATGCTCAGACTATTGAGTCATATTTGAAGACTCAACTTGGTGAGAGTTTAGAATTACCTGACCCTAATGACAAAACTTGCTCGATATGTTTGGGTGAGTACCAGTCCAAGGAAATGCTAAGGACTATACCAGAATGCAATCATTATTTTCATGTTGGTTGCATAGACGAGTGGCTTAGAAAGAACCCAACATGTCCACTTTGTCGAAATCTTCCTCGAACACCCGAAGTGTCATTAGTGAGACCGCATGATGATCATTCTATGTGTTAA
- the LOC133706572 gene encoding RING-H2 finger protein ATL20-like isoform X1, producing MATSDILFSFFFFFTFLLPQIADSKCGGSKCHESGPLILFPFRLRYRQPLNCGYSIHFDLSCNSKQQNTILTLPSSGDFEVEGIRYSDQTMWINDLNWCMHKRFLDKDFSLVGTPFHFWHSLENYTYFKCPSKVVAIGSFAPISCLGDYNYNVIAVPSSWSTTEKPPPQSLCRAISTALLPASFGWGEFAVKLTWGVPDCRSCEATGRVCRPTVTSSHIECSTDGIPISAKTGIAIGVLIPAGLLCIVGYALYVAGRRDDGRVQETNRRGQLQELIEANGQPQVVTAGLDAQTIESYLKTQLGESLELPDPNDKTCSICLGEYQSKEMLRTIPECNHYFHVGCIDEWLRKNPTCPLCRNLPRTPEVSLVRPHDDHSMC from the exons ATGGCAACCTCAGACATATTattctcattcttcttcttcttcaccttcttACTTCCTCAGATAGCAGATAGCAAATGTGGTGGTTCAAAATGCCATGAGAGCGGCCCACTGATTCTATTCCCTTTCCGGCTAAGATACCGCCAACCGCTAAATTGTGGGTATTCCATTCATTTTGACCTTTCATGCAACAGTAAACAACAAAACACCATTCTCACCCTCCCATCTTCAGGAGACTTCGAGGTCGAGGGCATCCGTTACAGTGACCAAACCATGTGGATCAACGACCTAAACTGGTGCATGCACAaaagattccttgacaaagactTCAGTCTTGTAGGCACGCCTTTCCATTTCTGGCATAGCCTGGAAAACTATACCTACTTCAAGTGCCCGTCCAAAGTTGTGGCTATTGGGTCTTTTGCACCAATCTCTTGCCTTGGCGATTACAATTACAACGTCATTGCTGTCCCGTCGAGTTGGTCAACGACTGAGAAACCACCTCCTCAGTCTCTTTGTCGTGCAATTTCCACAGCTTTGCTTCCGGCAAGTTTTGGGTGGGGGGAGTTTGCTGTAAAGTTGACTTGGGGCGTTCCCGATTGTCGTTCTTGTGAAGCAACTGGTAGAGTTTGTAGGCCTACTGTGACAAGTTCGCACATTGAGTGCTCAACTGATG GTATCCCAATATCCGCAAAGACCGGCATAGCAATTGGCGTGTTGATTCCGGCAGGGCTGTTGTGCATTGTTGGATACGCACTCTATGTTGCGGGCAGGAGGGATGATGGTCGGGTCCAAGAAACAAACAGGCGTGGTCAGCTTCAAGAACTCATTGAAGCCAATGGACAACCTCAAGTAGTTACAGCGGGTCTTGATGCTCAGACTATTGAGTCATATTTGAAGACTCAACTTGGTGAGAGTTTAGAATTACCTGACCCTAATGACAAAACTTGCTCGATATGTTTGGGTGAGTACCAGTCCAAGGAAATGCTAAGGACTATACCAGAATGCAATCATTATTTTCATGTTGGTTGCATAGACGAGTGGCTTAGAAAGAACCCAACATGTCCACTTTGTCGAAATCTTCCTCGAACACCCGAAGTGTCATTAGTGAGACCGCATGATGATCATTCTATGTGTTAA